In Acanthochromis polyacanthus isolate Apoly-LR-REF ecotype Palm Island chromosome 18, KAUST_Apoly_ChrSc, whole genome shotgun sequence, the following proteins share a genomic window:
- the LOC110971393 gene encoding excitatory amino acid transporter 1-like isoform X1 produces the protein MQRIREGIHIRTMKAKRKVEEISKEDVQAFLKKNAFVLFTVGAVVIGIVLGFALRPYKMTYREVKYFSFPGELLMRMLQMLVLPLLISSLITGMAALDSKASGKMGMRAVIYYMTTTFIAVFIGIIIVLIIHPGKGSKDEFGKQQTIEQVSPADAFLDLIRNMFPPNLVQACTQQFKTKYGKRVVHVTVTVNDTLFNSTNGTQEVMEISREEVIPVPGQVNGVNALGLVVFSMCFGLIIGNMKEQGQLLRDFFDSLNEAIMRLVAIIMWYAPIGILFLIAGKIVEMDDLTQMGGQLGMYTITVIIGLMIHAILILPTLYFVITRQNPFIFIAGLLQALITALGTSSR, from the exons ATGCAGCGCATCAGGGAAGGCATTCACATACGCACTATGAAGGCCAAGAGGAAAGTGGAGGAGATCTCCAAAGAGGATGTCCAGGCCTTCCTCAAGAAGAATGCCTTTGTCCTCTTTACGGTCGGAGCAGTTGTTATAG GTATTGTTCTTGGATTTGCACTGAGGCCCTATAAGATGACCTATCGAGAAGTGAAGTACTTCTCTTTTCCTGGAGAGCTGTTAATGAGGATGCTTCAGATGCTTGTCCTGCCTTTACTGATCTCCAGTCTAATAACAG GAATGGCAGCTTTGGACAGCAAAGCTTCAGGAAAGATGGGAATGAGAGCTGTGATTTACTACATGACTACGACCTTTATTGCAGTCTTCATCGGCATCATAATCGTGCTAATCATCCACCCAGGAAAAGGATCAAAAGATGAGTTTGGAAAACAGCAGACTATAGAGCAAGTCAGTCCTGCTGATGCCTTCTTGGATCTGATCAG AAACATGTTCCCACCAAACTTGGTCCAAGCCTGCACACAGCAG TTCAAAACCAAATATGGAAAACGAGTAGTTCATGTGACGGTGACAGTGAATGACACCCTCTTCAACTCAACCAATGGCACCCAGGAGGTCATGGAGATCTCAAGGGAGGAAGTGATCCCAGTGCCGGGTCAGGTGAATGGGGTCAATGCTCTTGGGCTGGTGGTCTTTTCCATGTGCTTTGGTCTAATAATTGGCAACATGAAGGAGCAGGGCCAGCTCCTGAGAGACTTCTTCGACAGCCTCAATGAAGCCATCATGCGTCTGGTTGCCATTATCATGTG GTATGCTCCCATTGGTATCCTGTTCCTGATTGCAGGAAAGATTGTGGAGATGGATGATCTGACACAGATGGGTGGCCAGCTGGGCATGTATACCATCACAGTCATTATTGGCTTGATGATCCATGCCATTCTTATTCTGCCCACTCTTTATTTTGTGATCACTCGGCAAAATCCCTTTATCTTCATTGCTGGGCTCCTGCAAGCTCTGATAACAGCCCTGGGAACGTCATCCAGGTGA
- the spra gene encoding sepiapterin reductase a encodes MSSAHSAHLGRVLCIITGASKGFGRTVAKEMSGLVKPGSVLVLAARSEDDLRSLQAELTELEAGRAGLRVESVVADMAQMEGIENVVRSSEEAFSEHIDHLILVNNAASLGDVSRSVKTFTDMAEVDSYLSLNVSSSMCLTARVLQSFPQRPGLRRTIVNVTSLCALQPFRSWVLYCTGKAAREMMFRVLAEEEPDLRVLNYSPGPLDTAMQMEARTRTGDDGIRKSFVDMFDQGQLLTCEASCAKLMKLLLEDNYTSGAHIDVYDV; translated from the exons ATGTCCTCCGCTCACTCTGCACACCTCGGCCGGGTGCTGTGCATCATCACCGGGGCCTCCAAAGGCTTCGGCAGGACTGTAGCCAAGGAGATGTCTGGGTTGGTGAAGCCAGGCTCGGTGCTCGTCCTGGCGGCCCGCTCCGAGGACGACCTGCGGAGTCTGCAGGCGGAGCTGACCGAGTTGGAGGCGGGCAGAGCGGGTCTGAGAGTGGAGAGTGTGGTGGCAGACATGGCTCAGATGGAGGGAATAGAAAACGTCGTCAGATCATCTGAAGAAGCTTTTTCTGAACACATAGATCACCTGATACTGGTCAACAATGCCG CCTCTCTGGGTGATGTGTCCCGCTCTGTTAAAACTTTCACTGACATGGCTGAAGTGGACTCCTACTTGTCCCTGAACGTCAGCTCTTCCATGTGCCTCACTGCCAGGGTGCTTCAGTCCTTTCCACAACGTCCAGGTCTACGCCGCACCATTGTTAATGTCACCTCGCTGTGCGCCCTGCAACCTTTCCGTTCCTGGGTGCTGTACTGCACTGGCAAGGCTGCCCGAGAGATGATGTTCAGGGTGCTGGCGGAAGAGGAGCCAGACCTCCGGGTGCTCAACTACTCTCCAG GGCCTCTGGACACAGCCATGCAAATGGAGGCCAGAACACGAACAGGTGATGACGGCATCAGGAAGTCTTTTGTAGACATGTTTGATCAGGGCCAACTGCTCACCTGTGAGGCGTCCTGTGCCAAgctgatgaagctgctgctggaagaCAACTACACATCAGGAGCTCACATCGACGTCTACGACGTGTAA
- the LOC110971393 gene encoding excitatory amino acid transporter 1-like isoform X2 produces MQRIREGIHIRTMKAKRKVEEISKEDVQAFLKKNAFVLFTVGAVVIGIVLGFALRPYKMTYREVKYFSFPGELLMRMLQMLVLPLLISSLITGMAALDSKASGKMGMRAVIYYMTTTFIAVFIGIIIVLIIHPGKGSKDEFGKQQTIEQVSPADAFLDLIRNMFPPNLVQACTQQFKTKYGKRVVHVTVTVNDTLFNSTNGTQEVMEISREEVIPVPGQVNGVNALGLVVFSMCFGLIIGNMKEQGQLLRDFFDSLNEAIMRLVAIIMW; encoded by the exons ATGCAGCGCATCAGGGAAGGCATTCACATACGCACTATGAAGGCCAAGAGGAAAGTGGAGGAGATCTCCAAAGAGGATGTCCAGGCCTTCCTCAAGAAGAATGCCTTTGTCCTCTTTACGGTCGGAGCAGTTGTTATAG GTATTGTTCTTGGATTTGCACTGAGGCCCTATAAGATGACCTATCGAGAAGTGAAGTACTTCTCTTTTCCTGGAGAGCTGTTAATGAGGATGCTTCAGATGCTTGTCCTGCCTTTACTGATCTCCAGTCTAATAACAG GAATGGCAGCTTTGGACAGCAAAGCTTCAGGAAAGATGGGAATGAGAGCTGTGATTTACTACATGACTACGACCTTTATTGCAGTCTTCATCGGCATCATAATCGTGCTAATCATCCACCCAGGAAAAGGATCAAAAGATGAGTTTGGAAAACAGCAGACTATAGAGCAAGTCAGTCCTGCTGATGCCTTCTTGGATCTGATCAG AAACATGTTCCCACCAAACTTGGTCCAAGCCTGCACACAGCAG TTCAAAACCAAATATGGAAAACGAGTAGTTCATGTGACGGTGACAGTGAATGACACCCTCTTCAACTCAACCAATGGCACCCAGGAGGTCATGGAGATCTCAAGGGAGGAAGTGATCCCAGTGCCGGGTCAGGTGAATGGGGTCAATGCTCTTGGGCTGGTGGTCTTTTCCATGTGCTTTGGTCTAATAATTGGCAACATGAAGGAGCAGGGCCAGCTCCTGAGAGACTTCTTCGACAGCCTCAATGAAGCCATCATGCGTCTGGTTGCCATTATCATGTGGTAA